A window of the Pangasianodon hypophthalmus isolate fPanHyp1 chromosome 12, fPanHyp1.pri, whole genome shotgun sequence genome harbors these coding sequences:
- the LOC113547507 gene encoding zinc finger protein 287, which produces MSKVERLNARVSKLLAVAVQEVLEAVRETVSEYQEKTARTQRENERLRRRLQELQELTSNRHSGTEEAVNHNVVKLTESDSLLSGRNNVTQKDDEVKHETGTDKDGPHTSPVVSHVVHSSQPCFEASEPKVPTTPSQFSLRAEVSMSHYISHNAPSPEPTKHVATDHTLSVIKTEAESEEYHNYASQTLIYQTEQMTQSTPPSCAIVPFALNGSLQRLMTEDMEQIGAVLDSTEAGRDELLNGLSYRRSGCGFRVRRAEKRFCCALCGRTFSHAGDFKKHKRVHTGEKPYLCTLCGKRFSQSGYLKIHQRYHTGEKPYACSTCGKRFSHSSNYKKHQQTHIAQSLGANLV; this is translated from the exons ATGTCGAAGGTGGAGCGTCTGAATGCTCGGGTCAGTAAGCTGCTGGCGGTGGCGGTGCAGGAGGTGCTGGAGGCCGTGAGGGAGACGGTGTCCGAGTATCAGGAGAAAACGGCTCGGACTCAGAGGGAGAACGAGCGACTGAGGCGACGGTTACAGGAGCTGCAGGAGCTCACGTCCAACAGACACTCCG GTACAGAGGAAGCCGTTAACCATAATGTAGTGAAACTGACCGAATCAGATTCTTTATTAAGCGGACGAAACAACGTCACTCAGAAGGACGACGAGGTCAAGCATGAGACGGGAACTGACAAAGATGGACCACACACAAGTCCTGTGGTTTCTCACGTCGTGCATTCATCTCAGCCTTGCTTTGAAGCTTCAGAGCCAAAAGTTCCAACCACTCCATCGCAATTCAGTCTCCGAGCCGAGGTCTCAATGTCGCACTacatttcccataatgcaccatcACCTGAACCAACAAAGCACGTAGCTACAGATCACACACTGAGTGTAATCAAAACCGAAGCGGAAAGTGAGGAGTATCACAATTACGCTTCACAAACTTTAATTTACCAAACAGAGCAGATGACGCAGAGCACGCCGCCGTCCTGCGCCATCGTCCCGTTTGCACTCAACGGCTCTTTACAGAGACTCATGACTGAAGACATGGAGCAGATCGGCGCCGTTTTAGACAGCACAGAGGCGGGACGTGACGAGCTGTTAAACGGTTTATCGTACCGGAGGAGTGGGTGTGGCTTCCGCGTGCGGCGGGCGGAGAAGCGCTTCTGCTGTGCACTCTGCGGCCGCACTTTCAGCCACGCCGGCGACTTTAAGAAGCACAAGCGCGTACACACTGGCGAGAAGCCGTACCTGTGTACGCTGTGTGGGAAACGTTTCAGCCAGTCGGGGTATCTGAAGATCCATCAGCGCTACCACACGGGAGAGAAACCGTACGCCTGCAGCACGTGTGGAAAACGCTTCAGCCACTCAAGCAATTACAAAAAACACCAGCAGACTCACATCGCCCAGAGTCTGGGTGCTAATTTAGTTTAA